CTGCGCACAAGCTCTATCGTGAAGACTGGAGTGAGGAGCAGAATGAACAGGTTTTTGGTCTTTGTGCCAATCCAAATTGGCATGGACATAATTATGATCTTTATGTCACAGTTAAAGGAAATGTTAATCCAGAAACTGGTTTTTTGATTGACCTAAAGATGATGAAGGAAATTATCAATCGTAGCATCATCGATAAGGTAGACCACCGTAATTTTAATTTAGATGTTGATTTTATGCAGGGTGTGATGGCTTCAACTGAAAATATCGCAATCGAGATATTTAAGATTCTAAAACCCTTGTTTGATGAACAGGGAGTAATTTTACATAGTGTCCGTTTGCACGAAACAGAAAATAATTACGTCGAATATTTTGGCGATTAAACTTTAATACATTTAAATAGTAGAAACTATGAGTCAGCACTCATTTGACAACGAAGAGTTGGATGGATATATTAAGATCGACAAATACAATACTGAAAAGGTAGAACGAATCGCTTCTCATTATACCGATATATTGGCATGTCTTGGGGAAGATCCCAAGCGTGAAGGTTTAGTAAAGACGCCAGAGCGTGTTGCGAAAGCGTTGCAATTTTTGACACATGGCTATGATATTGATGCTGGAGAGGTATTACGTGGAGCGATGTTTGAAGAAGACTATAGTCAAATGGTTGTCGTCAAAGATATTGAAGTCTATTCTCTTTGTGAACACCACATGTTGCCTTTTTTCGGTAAAGCCCATATAGCTTATATTCCTAACGGACATATTGTTGGATTGAGTAAAATACCTCGTGTCGTTGATATTTTTGCACGTCGTCTTCAGGTTCAGGAGAGGCTCACTAATGAAATCAGGGACTGTATCCAAGAAACTTTGGGGGCGCTGGGCGTAGCTGTAGTCATGGAATGTAAACACATGTGTATGGCAATGCGGGGCGTACAGAAACAAAATTCTGTGACAACAACTTCTGCATTTACAGGAGCTTTTCAAAATGATGTAACGCGATCCGAATTCTTACGCTTGATCACAGCTGATCTTGCGTAATACCGTTATGGTGTAGTAATAAAAAAGCCTTCTAAAATATCATATTTTAGAAGGCTTTTTATTTGGGGAAATTGTGATCTGAAATAAAATTTTAAAATTGACGATGTTGGGTTTTTATGCATTTGAGGCAATTTTAAAAAAACGTCCTTTACAAAAGGTTTATTGTATTTGATTGATAATCAGGTTTTAGTAAAAAAAAGTTTTTATACTAAATATGTTTTTTGGTACCTTTGCGGTTATGGAAATTGTTCACAGCGATTTAGAGTCCTATTTGGAACATACTACAGACGAAGAAAATTCGTTACTGAAAATGGTAAATCGGGACACTTATTTGAAGGAAACAATGCCCCATATGTTATCTGGACATTACCAGGGAAGAGTTCTTTCTTTATTGAGTAAATTGGTTGCTCCCAAGCGTATTTTAGAGATAGGGACTTTTACGGGATACGCAACTTTATGTCTCGCTGAAGGGCTTAAGGAAGATGGTCTATTACATACCATTGATATCAATGCAGAGCAGCAAGAAAGGGTTCAAGGTTATTTTGATGAATCGCCATTTGCTGACAAAATCAGGTATCACATTGGCGATGCGGCGGTGATACTACCTACATTGAATGAAACATTCGATCTAGTATTTATCGACGCAGACAAGAAGAGAAATTTATTTTATTTCGAAACGATAATAAATCAAGTCCCGTCTGGGGGACTTATTTTGATTGACAATGTCTTATGGAAAGGTAAGGTATTGGATTCAAAACCAGACAACCAAACAAAGCAGATCATTGATTTGAATGCACGTTTAGCTCAGGACAAGCGCGTAGAAAAGGTGATATTACCAATTCGAGACGGACTTTTTGTATTACGCAAGAAGTAATTTGTGAACTAAAACATTCTTCATGAATTTAAAACAATTAAAAAGCTTTGTACTGATACTAGCTTTGGGAACTTTTGGATTAACAAAGGTTTCGGCTCAAAGTAATGCGGCATATGTCGATAAGTACAGTCCAATAGCAAAAGAAATGATGGAGGAACATGGTGTTCCCGCATCGGTTATCTTAGCCATCGCCATGCATGAAAGCGGAAATGGTGGTAGCAGGGTAGCAAAGAATTTGAATAACCATTTTGGTGTCAAAGGAAAGAACAATAGTACCGTTATTCGGTCAGCTTACAAAGGTTATCGGTCAGTATTGGACTCGTATGATGATTTTGTAGGAATAGTGAAAAGAAAAAAGACTACTCAAAGTCTTTTTGATAAACATCCGGGTGAAAAATACGAGGCTTGGGTAAAAGCGATAGCTCGTTCGGGGTACTCGACGAGTAAAGGTTGGACTGCAAAAGTACTCGCTACAATTAGACAATATCATTTGGATATGTTTGATCATGATGCTAAGCAAAACAAATTCTCGTCAACAAAAAAATAAGCACTAAGCACAACATTACTGCATGAAGAAGTTTTTTTATGGCATGTTTGTACTCATGATGTTGGTTACATCATGTTCAAGTCGGAGGGGCACGTTATCGTCCCCTAAATCTGGCTCCAATTCAAAAACTTCTTCATCTCCTTCTGTTGGGCGGCCCACCATGGCAGGGAACGATTACATCAGTCATTACAAACAGGTGGCCATTGCAGAAATGAACAGATACGGTATCCCCGCCAGCATTAAACTTGCTCAGGCACTGCTTGAATCGGGCAATGGGAATAGTTATCTGGCGCGTGAGGCGAATAATCATTTTGGTATTAAATGTGGCGGAGTGTGGAAAGGAAAATCCGTAACCCGCCCTGATGATAATATTAATGATTGCTTTCGTGTTTATGACAGTCCCGAACAATCGTTTCGAGATCATTCTGAATTTCTGTTGAGACCTCGGTATGCAGCGCTCTTTAAATTGGATAAGAATGATTATAAAGGTTGGGCTAAAGGCTTGAAAGCAGCCGGGTACGCCACCAATCCACGTTATCCCGAATTGCTCATCGAAATGATCGAAAGATATCATCTTGATCAATACGACCGCGGTGAATCGCCGCGTGAAAAAGTTGTTCGAGAAGAAACGGTGCAGGTAGAAATCGTTCAGAATGTACAAGAAGCCCCCCCCTCGGTTGTAAAAACAGAAGCCATCAAGAGCCCCGTAGCCATGCGTATTCATGAGGTTAAAGCTCAAGATACGTTGTATTCCCTCAGTAAGCTATATAATGTATCTGTCGATCAGATTAAGGCTTTGAATGGTCTTACCGATGATGCGCTATCGTTGGGTCAGCTTTTGGTTATATCTAAATAGTTACGTTTTAAAAGATGTTAAATATTTCACTTTTGTATCGCTATATAGTAGTTTTACGATAGTGATATTCATACGATATATTTTTCTACTTATTGCCATTGGGGCTTCCACTTCTGCACTTTTTTGTCAAGATAAAAAAGTGGAGGGGATTGTTTTTGATAAAAATACCAAACAGCGTATTGGTAATGTCAAGCTTGCCAACTTGCGAACAGGAGAGGTGAATTATAATACAATCAAAGGTGAATTTGTCTTTAATGCACAGTTAGGAGATCATATCGTCGCGATGAGTAAGGGGTACTTTTCAGATACGCTTCTTGTAGATGAACGTGGATTATTACTTTTTCATTTGGTACGCGAAACTTTTTATATAGAAGAGGTTCAGGTTTACGCACGCAAAAGTCCCGAAGAAATTTTAGAAAAGGCAAAAGTGGATTATGAAAAGGCATATCGTTTGGCAGGTTATGGTGATGTATTTTCTGTAGGACCAAATGGCGCTGGTTTAAGTATCAATTCAATCTACAGCTTATTTAGCAAAGAGGCCAAACGAGCACGCCGATTGACTAAAACCATTGAAAACGATTATAAGGAAAATGTGATCGATTATAAATTTTCGAAGGAACTTATCAGTAAAGTAACTGGACTCAATAGTGAAGAATCGGAGCGATTTAGAAGGATATTCAGACCCTCCTATTTCTTTATTCTTGCAGCAAACGATTATGAACTGGCAAATTACATCAAGAATTGCTATTCACGGTATCAATTGAATCCTTCACAATATTTTATTGAGCCTTTTCCAACAATTAATTATAAATTAGTACCGTAAACAAAAATAGACGTTTTCAGAATGAAGTTATTTAATTTTGTCGGCATGGCTATGCTCTGCCTTTCTATTACTGGCATACAGGCACAGGATCTGAAAGATCTTAGGGCAAAACCAGATACCGTAATTTCCGTACAGAAAGAGCAACCTTTAAATATTAAAACCATTCGTCCTGTCGTTCCCAAACTGAACCTAGAAGTAGACTATTGGAAACATTGGACAAAATTTGGGATCAATTTAAATCAGGCATCATTTAATGATAATTGGAAAGGGGGCGGTGTCGGTTCTATTGCTGTTGGGTTGAATGCCAATCATAAATCGGATTATACCAGAGATAATTTCAATTTCGTGACTGAAGTTGATTTACGTTATGGAAAAATAAAGAACACCAATAATATTGCGAAGAAAAATAATGACCGTATATTTTGGGATAATAAGCTTTCTTATAAATTGTCTGCCAATTGGGCTTTGTTTACATCGGTGACCTTTGAGTCTCAGTTTGACGCAGGGTATAAGTATAAAACGATCAATGGTAGGGATACCATTGATTATATCGAGAATGCTTTTATGGCGCCAGCCTATCTGACGGAGTCTTTCGGTCTTGAGTACAAGCCCAGCAATGAATTCTCGTTACGTTTTGGTACAGGTACTGCTCGTCAGACCTTTATTTTGGATGAGCGCGTTAGACCTCGCTCTGGGGAGGGTTTCTTCGCAAAGTATGGATATTATAGAGATCCAAACAATCCAAGTGTAGGTACCGGCGAAAGATTCGGTGTAAAGGAAGATCGAACTTTTGCAAATGCATTGGCATTCCAGCTAACGGGTAATTTGGACAAAAACTTCACAGACAAATTGAATGTAAAGGCGCGTTACAATCTTTTTGCGGATTATGAGAAACTTTCCAATCCAACGCACCGTTTGGATGTAACCGTAACAGCGAAAGTTACCCGTGTAATCAATGTGAACTTGAATGGTATTATGATTTATGATCCGGATGTTATTTCAAAAGTGCAATTGAGTCAGTCCTTGGCAATGGGAATTGTATATAGTTTACCAAAATAATGATTAGACCTGTGTCAGTAGGAATATTACTGTGCTCATTGCTTTCTTTGGCAAGTTGTAAGTCGAAGGTACAGCCGGCGATTTTGAAACCGTTAGTAACATCTTTTGCTTCTCCGGTGGTTTTGGAGCCGCAGATTGTGACGAAGCCGGATACCAGTTTATTGACACCAGAGGAAAGAAAGATCATCTTTTTGCAGAAATCGGGAAGCCATTCTTATTGGCGTCAAGAAGAGGCTATTCATTATGATGTACGCAAACCAAACTTTGTTATTATCCACCACACCGCGCAAGATAGTATCAGTCAGACAATTAAAACTTTTCAGATCCCGAGAACTAAGGTGAGTTCACATTATGTTATCGGCCGAAATGGGGAGATTATACAAATGTTAAACGATTATGTCCGCTCTTGGCATGCTGGGGTTGCTAAATGGGGTTCCATCGTAGATATGAACTCATGTTCTATTGGTATTGAGCTGGATAATAATGGTAGAGAACCTTTTCCTGATGCACAAATTAATTCACTAATGACGGTGCTGGATACCTTGAAGTCTCGTTATTTAATACCGACAAATAATTTTATTGGGCATGCCGATATCGCTCCTGCAAGGAAGAACGATCCAAGTGTGTTTTTCCCCTGGAAAAAGCTGGCGGACCGGGGTTTTGGAATTTGGTATGATGAAGGGCAACTTGTTGCCCCCCCAGATGGTTTTAATGCGATAGATGCGCTTAAAATTATCGGTTACGATACGTCTAACCTTAAAGCTGCGATTGTTGCCTTTAAAAGAAAGTTTGTTGTAAGGGATACAACACCCGAACTGACCATATACGATAAGAGCGTGTTGTACAGCATTTATAAAAAATATTAAACCTGTACAATCGTGCTTTTCGTTTTATTAGTATTGAATTTTATCATCTATCAATGCACTTTTATTTACTCCTAACTGTAAGAGATAAGCGATAAGCATGACGGCGAGACAGCCAATAAGATTTAACCATAGAAACGGTATTTTATCCATTAACCAAATACCAATCACGATCACTTCTGAAAGTATGGCGGCAATAAAAACTGCTTTTCCCCTGATTTTTCTCATATAGAAGGCTACAATAAAAATACCTAGGATCGTCCCATAGAATAAAGAACCTAAGATGTTGACTGCTTCGAGAAGATTACCCAACCTATTTGCATATAAGGCTACGAGGATAGTAAATATGCCCCAAATCAGGGTAAATAGACGAGACCACAGCAGATCTTGTCTTTCAGATGATTTACGGTTAATGAATCTTTTGTAGATATCAATTGTCGTTGTGGAAGCTAATGAATTAATAGCGCTTGCAGTTGATCCCATTGATGCGAGAAAGATAACTGCTATAAGCAACCCGATTAACCCTTTGGGAAATACAGTCGTTACGAAAGACAGAAACACATAATTATTGTCGTTCGTTTCCGCACTGGGATTGTTTTTTTTAATCAAGTCTACTGTTCGGTCTTTAACCTGCTGCATTTGAGCGTTTAGTTGGCTCAATGCTGTGCGAGCATGAGCGATACTTTTTTTGTCATCCTGCTCTAAGGCTATATTAAGCTGCTGAACGGCAGATTCACGTGCTTTAAACAGTTCGTTATGTTGCTGTTCGAAGATTTGATACTCCGGAGCGTATTTGCTTTCCTTGAGGTTTTTGACTTCAACTTGGTTAAAAAAGATAGGCGGCTGATGAAACTGATAATAGGCAAATACAAGGATTCCGATCAGGAGAATTGCAAATTGCATAGGTATCTTTAATAAACCATTCATAATTAATCCCATCCGGCTTTCTTTGATGGATGCTCCAGTTAAATACCTTCCGACTTGGCTCTGATCTGTTCCAAAATAAGAAAGCTGTAGAAAAAAGCCTCCAATTAACCCTGTCCAAATTGTATAGTTATTGTTCAGATCAAAAGTAAAGTCCAACGCATTTGTTTTCCCTGATTTTCCTGCTATATGCAGTGCTTTTGAGAGGCCAATATCCTGTGGTAGCAGATGAATGACCAATATCCCGGCAATAAGTAAAGAAGCAAAAATAATGCTCATTTGGAGCAATTGAGTATGGGATACAGCTTTGGTTCCGCCATAAGTTGTATAGATGACAACAAAACTTCCAATGGCCAAGGTGGTCCAGGTAAGGTCAATATGTAGTATGGTCGATATAATCAGCGCCGGAGCAAATATGGTAATACCTGTTGAAATACCACGTTGAATGAGGAAAAGAATAGCGGTGAGACCTCTTGTTCTTACATCAAAGCGCTTTTCTAAAAATTCGTAGGCTGTAAATACTTTCAGCTTATGGAAAATAGGGATAAATGTTATACAGAGGACAATCATGGCCAGAGGTAGGCCGAAATAGAATTGAACGAAACTCATTCCTGAAGAATAAGCTAGTCCGGGTGCAGAAAGGAAAGTAATGGCGCTTGCTTGAGTCGCCATTACTGACAATCCGACGTGATACCAGGGTAAAGAACGATTACCCAGAAGGTATCCATCAATATTTTTTATGCCTCTACTCTTGTAAACGCCATATATGACAATAATTAAGAGTGTCAGAAATAAAACGATCCAATCTGCTGTACTCATGAATAGTAGTTCGTGAAAATGTACAGAAAAAGGATGAATACAAATAGCCAGATAACGACCAACCAGTAGAAACGTTTCCAGCTATTCATCGTTGTTATCTATCGGAAGGCTTCTGAGGATA
The genomic region above belongs to Sphingobacterium zeae and contains:
- a CDS encoding 6-pyruvoyl trahydropterin synthase family protein, which produces MVFITRRERFCAAHKLYREDWSEEQNEQVFGLCANPNWHGHNYDLYVTVKGNVNPETGFLIDLKMMKEIINRSIIDKVDHRNFNLDVDFMQGVMASTENIAIEIFKILKPLFDEQGVILHSVRLHETENNYVEYFGD
- the folE gene encoding GTP cyclohydrolase I FolE — translated: MSQHSFDNEELDGYIKIDKYNTEKVERIASHYTDILACLGEDPKREGLVKTPERVAKALQFLTHGYDIDAGEVLRGAMFEEDYSQMVVVKDIEVYSLCEHHMLPFFGKAHIAYIPNGHIVGLSKIPRVVDIFARRLQVQERLTNEIRDCIQETLGALGVAVVMECKHMCMAMRGVQKQNSVTTTSAFTGAFQNDVTRSEFLRLITADLA
- a CDS encoding O-methyltransferase, with the translated sequence MEIVHSDLESYLEHTTDEENSLLKMVNRDTYLKETMPHMLSGHYQGRVLSLLSKLVAPKRILEIGTFTGYATLCLAEGLKEDGLLHTIDINAEQQERVQGYFDESPFADKIRYHIGDAAVILPTLNETFDLVFIDADKKRNLFYFETIINQVPSGGLILIDNVLWKGKVLDSKPDNQTKQIIDLNARLAQDKRVEKVILPIRDGLFVLRKK
- a CDS encoding glucosaminidase domain-containing protein, whose translation is MNLKQLKSFVLILALGTFGLTKVSAQSNAAYVDKYSPIAKEMMEEHGVPASVILAIAMHESGNGGSRVAKNLNNHFGVKGKNNSTVIRSAYKGYRSVLDSYDDFVGIVKRKKTTQSLFDKHPGEKYEAWVKAIARSGYSTSKGWTAKVLATIRQYHLDMFDHDAKQNKFSSTKK
- a CDS encoding glucosaminidase domain-containing protein: MKKFFYGMFVLMMLVTSCSSRRGTLSSPKSGSNSKTSSSPSVGRPTMAGNDYISHYKQVAIAEMNRYGIPASIKLAQALLESGNGNSYLAREANNHFGIKCGGVWKGKSVTRPDDNINDCFRVYDSPEQSFRDHSEFLLRPRYAALFKLDKNDYKGWAKGLKAAGYATNPRYPELLIEMIERYHLDQYDRGESPREKVVREETVQVEIVQNVQEAPPSVVKTEAIKSPVAMRIHEVKAQDTLYSLSKLYNVSVDQIKALNGLTDDALSLGQLLVISK
- a CDS encoding DUF3078 domain-containing protein, whose product is MKLFNFVGMAMLCLSITGIQAQDLKDLRAKPDTVISVQKEQPLNIKTIRPVVPKLNLEVDYWKHWTKFGINLNQASFNDNWKGGGVGSIAVGLNANHKSDYTRDNFNFVTEVDLRYGKIKNTNNIAKKNNDRIFWDNKLSYKLSANWALFTSVTFESQFDAGYKYKTINGRDTIDYIENAFMAPAYLTESFGLEYKPSNEFSLRFGTGTARQTFILDERVRPRSGEGFFAKYGYYRDPNNPSVGTGERFGVKEDRTFANALAFQLTGNLDKNFTDKLNVKARYNLFADYEKLSNPTHRLDVTVTAKVTRVINVNLNGIMIYDPDVISKVQLSQSLAMGIVYSLPK
- a CDS encoding N-acetylmuramoyl-L-alanine amidase, which translates into the protein MIRPVSVGILLCSLLSLASCKSKVQPAILKPLVTSFASPVVLEPQIVTKPDTSLLTPEERKIIFLQKSGSHSYWRQEEAIHYDVRKPNFVIIHHTAQDSISQTIKTFQIPRTKVSSHYVIGRNGEIIQMLNDYVRSWHAGVAKWGSIVDMNSCSIGIELDNNGREPFPDAQINSLMTVLDTLKSRYLIPTNNFIGHADIAPARKNDPSVFFPWKKLADRGFGIWYDEGQLVAPPDGFNAIDALKIIGYDTSNLKAAIVAFKRKFVVRDTTPELTIYDKSVLYSIYKKY
- a CDS encoding sodium:solute symporter: MSTADWIVLFLTLLIIVIYGVYKSRGIKNIDGYLLGNRSLPWYHVGLSVMATQASAITFLSAPGLAYSSGMSFVQFYFGLPLAMIVLCITFIPIFHKLKVFTAYEFLEKRFDVRTRGLTAILFLIQRGISTGITIFAPALIISTILHIDLTWTTLAIGSFVVIYTTYGGTKAVSHTQLLQMSIIFASLLIAGILVIHLLPQDIGLSKALHIAGKSGKTNALDFTFDLNNNYTIWTGLIGGFFLQLSYFGTDQSQVGRYLTGASIKESRMGLIMNGLLKIPMQFAILLIGILVFAYYQFHQPPIFFNQVEVKNLKESKYAPEYQIFEQQHNELFKARESAVQQLNIALEQDDKKSIAHARTALSQLNAQMQQVKDRTVDLIKKNNPSAETNDNNYVFLSFVTTVFPKGLIGLLIAVIFLASMGSTASAINSLASTTTIDIYKRFINRKSSERQDLLWSRLFTLIWGIFTILVALYANRLGNLLEAVNILGSLFYGTILGIFIVAFYMRKIRGKAVFIAAILSEVIVIGIWLMDKIPFLWLNLIGCLAVMLIAYLLQLGVNKSALIDDKIQY